The sequence GTCTCGACCGCGACGCGATGCCGACCCACGAGGCCGTCTCGGCCTTCGCCGACCGGATACGCGAGTACCTCCCAGAATACGACGTCAAACGCGAATCCTCGCCCTCGAACGTCGTACTGCTGGCGAAAGACGAGGACACCTGGGTCGAGGAACTGAAGCCGTCCGGTCAGTAGGGGTCACGGCGACACCATCTCAGATTTGAGATGCGTTCCAAATCCGATACTGTTTAGGGCCGCGACTCGCTATGGACAACTATGGCTACGCAAGCGGGGACGCGCGTGGTCGGCTTCGACGAGCTGGCCGTACTCAAGCGTCTGGCCCTCGGGGGTGCCAGACGCGGCGAGATCAAAATCTCGTGCAGCCGACTCGCCGACCACCACGACGTCTCGACGCAGACCGCCTCCCGGCGGCTGCAGGCGCTCGAAGACGCCGAACTCGTCGAACGCGAGACCGTCAGCGACGGACAGTTCGTCTCGCTCACTGCCGCCGGCGAACGGGCCCTCAAACGCGAGTACGAGGATTACCGTGCCATCTTCGAGGACCAGGCGGACCTCGCCCTGCACGGGACGGTGACCTCCGGCATGGGCGAGGGCCGCCACTACATCTCCCTGCCGGGCTACAACCGACAGTTCGAGGAGAAACTGGGCTACGACCCGTATCCCGGCACGTTCAACGTCGACCTGACACGCCAGTCCCGGCGTGAACGATCGGCGATGGAGTCCTTCGAGCCGGTCCCCATCGAGGGCTGGGAGGACGAAGAACGGACCTACGGGCCGGCGTACTGTTATGCCGCCACGATCGAGGTCCCCGGCGGGCCGGCGGCGTCGCCGGCACACGTCATCGTCCCGGACCGGACCCATCATGACGACGATCAGGTAGAGCTCATCGCGCCCGAGCACCTGCGCGAGGAACTGGGCGTTCTCGACGGCGACGAGGTGATCGTGCATGTCGCCGCCGAGTAAGGCGACACAGGCCGCCGACGTCGACGAGGCGGTCGCGGCCTTCGCCGCCGGCGACCCGGTCCTCGTCCACGACTTCGCGGACCGCGAGGGTGAAGTCGACATGGTCTACCCGGCGCGGTCGGTCACGCCGACCGACGTCGCGACCATGCGAAACGATGCCGGCGGCCTGGTCTGTGTCGCCCTCGGGCCAGAGGTCGCCGACGCCTTCGAGTTGCCCTTCCTGGCGGACGAGATCGGCCACCCGGCCGCCGAGAGCGAGCACCTCGGGTACGACGAGCGCTCCTCGTTTTCCCTCTCGGTAAACCACCGCGAGACGTACACCGGGATCACGGATAGCGACCGCGCACTCACCATCTCGCGACTCGGCGACGCCGCCGCGACTCCCGAGACGACCGACTTCGCCGCCTCGTTCCGCGCGCCCGGCCACGTTCACGTGCTCAGAGCGGCCCGGGACGGGCTCTCGGGGCGGAAGGGACACACCGAGATGGGCATCGCGCTCGCCGAGGCGGCCAGTCGCGAATCCGCCGCCGTCGTCTGCGAGATGCTCGACGACGAGACGGGCGAGGCGCTCTCGACGACGGACGCACGGGCCTACGCCGACCGGTACGACATCCCGTTCGTGGAGGGGCGGGACCTCGTGGCGGCGCTCGAATAACACGTCTCTTCTCAGACGAGCGTCGCGTCGAGCGTGATGTCGATGCTGGCGAGCGCCTGCGAGACGGGACAGCCCTCTTTGGCCCCCTCGGCGATCTCCTGGAAGGTCTCCTCGTCGATACCCTCGACCTCGGCGGTCGTCTCGAGGTGGCTCGTGGTAATCTGCGGTCCGTCCTCCATCGAGAGCGTGATCGTCGCCTCCGTCTCCACGGAAACCGGGTCGTAGCCCGCGTCGTCGAGTTCGTTGGCGAAGGCCATCGAGAAACATCCGGCGTGGGCGGCGCCGATCAGTTCCTCCGGGTTCGTCCCATCTCCCTCCTCGAAGCGCGAGGCGAAGGAGAACGCGCCTTCGAAGGCACCGCTACCGAAGGCCATCTGTCCGTCGCCGCGTTTGAGCGTCCCGTTCCAGACTGCATTTGCTGTACGTTGTGGCATTGCAGACTGGTGTTCGTCTTCCGACACCTTCAGTGTATTCACGGGGGTGGGTACTGCCGCTGGGGATGTATCGAGCCCGGCCGATGGCGGACAAACCGCCGGCCCGCGACGGGGGACGTAACTGTAATGGTTTTATAGTGTCGCCGGCGCAATCGTGTATCATGCCTGGATTCGCGGACATGGACGTCGAGACGATCTGGCAGAACGGCGAGTTCAAAGACTGGGACGACGCGACGACCCACGTGTTGACCCACGCCCTCCACTACGGATCGGGGATCTTCGAAGGGGTTCGGGCCTACGACACCGACGAGGGGACGGCGATCTTCCGCTGGGACGAACACCTCGACCGGCTCTTCGCCTCGGCGAAGCCCTACGACCTCGACATCGGCTACTCGCGTGAAGAGTTGACGGAGGTGACCCTCGAGTTGCTCCGCCGGGAGGACCTGGAATCGGCGTACATCCGACCCATCGTCTACTACGGCTATCACTCGCTGGGGGTCAGTCCGGTCGACGTGCCGACCGAGACCGCCATCGCCGCCTGGCCGTGGGGCGCCTACCTCGGCGACGAGGCACTCGAGAACGGCGTGAAGGTGATGGTCTCCTCGTGGCGCAAACACGCCTCCAGTCAGGTGCCGACCAACGCGAAGACGACCGGCCTCTACGTCAACAGCATGCTCGCCGGCGAGGAGGCCCGCCGCAACGGCTTCGTCGAAGCGATCGTCTTGAACAAGGAGGGCAACGTTGCCGAAGGACCGGGCGAGAACCTCTTTCTGGTCCGCGACGGCGAGCTATTCACCCCGGGGCTCTCGGAGAGCATCCTCGACGGCATCACCCGGGACACCGTCATCAAACTCGCGCGCGAGCGGGGCTACACCGTCCACGACAACGTGGCCATCAGTCGGGGCGAGTTGAACACCGCCGACGAACTCTTCTTCACCGGCTCGGCGGCCGAGGTCACGCCCATCCGGCAGGTAGACAACGTCGAAATCGGCAACGGGTCACGCGGACCGGTGACCGAGGAACTGCAGTCGGCCTTCTTCGACCTGGTCGAACACCGCGGTGATCACGACGAGTGGTTCACCGACGTCTGATCAGTCGTCCGCGAAGACTTCCTGTCGATTGACCTCTTCGGTCTCGCCGAACCCGGCGCTGAGGACGCGGGTCAGCGCTTCCTCGACGCGTTCGCCCGTCTCCTCGTACTTGTGGGGTTCGACCTCGATGACGAACCCGGTGGTGATGTTCGGCGCCGTCGGCAAGAACAGCACGTCGCGACCGTCGTGTGTCTTCTGGCCCGTCTTGAACGCGGTCATCCGCATGTCGTTCCAGAGGGTGACCTTGACTGGTTTCTGGAGGTCGCTCGTCCCGGTCAGCGCCGTCTCCACGGCCATCTTCGAGGCGTTGTAGACGATCCGCAGGCCCGGCAAGCGATTGAACACTTCGTCGATGAGCTCCTCGACGAGTCCACCGAGCGCCGTGCGCATCATGTAGCCGACCGAGAAGACCACGAGCAAGAACAGCGCCAGCGTCAGGAGCACGCCGACGACCGGGTTCGTGACCAGCGAAGAGAGCAACGCGATGGCGGCCAGCTTCGTGAATAGCCACCACACCACGTAGAGGGTCACCATGATGGGCAGGAGGACGACGAGGCCGGAGACGAGGTCCCGTTTCCAGGATGCCATGTCCGAAGTCAGGGCGGGGGGTATCATCAGCCTTGTTCTCGGCGGCCGACTCGCCCCGTCTCGAACCGGCCGGCTTTATGCGATGGGCGGTCACACCGGGAACCATGAACGTGCTCTCCGTGGTGGCCGTCGCCATCTGGGCGATGCTGCCCGCCTACATCCCCAACAACGCCGCCGTCCTCGCCGGTGGGGGGCGCCCCATCGACGGAGGGCGGACCTGGGACGGCCGCCGCGTGCTGGGCGACGGGAAGACCTGGCGGGGAACGGCCGTCGGGGTCACCGCCGGCCTCGTGGTGGCGGGCGTGTTGAACGTCCTCGAACCGAGCGTCTCGGGGGCCCTCGGCGTCGGCGTTCCCCGATTCCCGGCCGCGGTCGCGCTGGCGCTCGCGGCGGGTGCCATGCTGGGCGATATCCTGGCTTCCTTTCTCAAACGCCGCACCGGTCGGGAACGGGGTGCTGCCTTCCCCGTCGTCGACCAGCTCGACTTCGTCGTGGTCGCCCTCCTGGCGACCTCCCTCGCCGCCCCGGCGTGGTTCGTGTCGGTCTTCACGGTGCCAGTCATCGTGGCCGTCCTGGTCCTCACCCCGGCGCTCCACCTGCTGACGAACGGCATCGCGTACCTGCTCGGACTCAAAGACGAGCCCTGGTGAGTCCATCTACGAACGTTTATCTTCGGCGTTCTCCACAACTCGCACATGGCCGACGCGGAACTCATCCAGGCGCTCCGGGACGCCGATGCCGTCGAATACGGCACCTTCGAACTCTCTCACGGCGGGACGAGCGACTACTACGTCGACAAGTACCTCTTCGAGACCGACCCGCACTGCCTCGAACTCATCGCCGACGCGTTCGCCGAGCGGGTGGGCGAGACCACGCTGGCCGGCGTCGCCCTCGGCGCCGTCCCCCTCGTGGCTGCCACGAGCGTCGCGACGGGGAACCCCTACGTCATCGCCAGGAAACGAAAGAAGGACTACGGGACGGCGAACCTGATCGAGGGACGACTGGACGAGGGCGAGACGGTCGTCGTCCTCGAGGACATCGCTACCACTGGCAAGAGCGCCCTCGACGCCGTCGAGGCACTCCGCGAGGCCGGCGCGGTGGTCGAACGCGTCATCGTGGTCGTCGACCGACAGGAGGGTGCCGGCGAGCTACTCGCCGAGCACGACGTCGAACTCGAATCGTTGGTGACCGCCGAGGACCTGCTCGCAGCCGCCGAGGACTGACCGGTCCACCGTCCGGGTGAGGGCCGGTGGATGTGGACGGACGTGCTCTGAATCGCTGGGAACGATTCCGGGATATTCATAGTTGTGGAATCGTGTGTATCGTTATGAACCGCGCCGAGAAGGCCACCCTGCAGTTGCGGGCGGTCTCCGTCCTTCGGACGCTCAAGGAGACGCGCACGTACGACGAACTCGCGGCGGAGACCGATCTTCCCGCTGGCGACCTCAACCGCTACGTCAACGGGCACGTCCTCCCGAGCGCCGACCGGGCCCAGGCGGTCGTCCGCGACATCGGTGGGGGAACCCTTCGAACCGAGATCCGGGACCGTGTGCGTCTCGACGACGAGGGCTACGTCGACAACTCCGGCATCGTCTTCGATCAGTCACTGCTCGACCTCGTCGCCCCCGTCGCGGCCGAGACGTACGCCTTCGAGCGGCCGGACGTCGTATTGACCGCGGCGACGGACGGCATCACCCTGGCCGCCGCCCTCGCCCGGTACTACGACGCCCGGTGTGCCTACGCGAAGAAGGCAAAGGAGACGGCCGTCGAGGACTTCATCGAGGCGAGACAGCGCCTCGACTCCGGTATCGAACTCACCTACTACCTCCCGGCCGCCGCGCTCGAAGCTGGTGACACGGTCCTCGTCGTCGACGACCTCATCCGCTCCGGCGAGACCCAGGAACTCCTCCTCGACATCGCCGCGGCGGCCGAGGCGCGGGTCGCGGGCGTCTTCGCCCTCATCGCCGTCGGTCGTGACGGTATCGAACGGGCCGAAGCGCTCACCGACGCCCCGGTCGGGGCCCTGGTCGAACTCGAGTAAGCCGACGGGGCTGGATCGCGAGCGGTGTCGATTCCTCTCAGATGTATGCCGGAACGTGCATAACAACGGTTAAGTGGTACGTAATAATATGCTCGACCGTGTATGGGATTCAGTGAAACGCTGGCCGACTACTTCGGTTACGACGAGCACGATACGAACCATCGGACGGAGATCCTCGCGGGGATAACCACGTTCCTCACGATGTCCTACATCGTTGTGGTCAATCCCGCCATCCTCTCGGCGGCGATCCAGCCGGAGGGAATCAGCCCGGAACGCACCTTCCAGATGATCGCGGTCGTCACCATCATCGCCGCCGCGACGGCGACGCTGGTGATGGCGCTGTACGCCAATCGTCCGTTCGCCCAGGCGCCGGGACTTGGACTGAACGCCTTCTTCGCGTTCACCGTCGTCCTGGGTCTCGGCATCCCCTGGCAGACCGCGCTGGCCGCCGTCGTGGTCGAAGGGGTCGTCTTCATCGCTCTCACCGCCGTCGGCGCCCGCCGGTACATCATCGAACTGTTTCCCGAACCGGTCAAACTCTCCGTCGGGGCGGGTATCGGCCTGTTCCTCGCCATCATCGGTCTGGAGGAGATGCGACTCGTGGCGGGCGATGCGGCGACGTTCGTCACCTTCAGCCCGGTCTTCGGGTCTGACCCGGTGGCCATCATCTCCGTCGTCGGCCTCTTTTTGACCCTGGCGCTGTATGCGCGTGGGGTACGTGGGTCGATTATCCTGGGGATCGTCGTCACTACCCTGATCGGGTACGCCGCCTCGGCGATGGGTTACGCGGCCTATCCCGCCGATTCGGAGGCACTGAAGGCAATGGGGGTCACCCTGGCCGACGTCGCTCTCGCGCCGAACGCCCCCATCGTCTACGACGCCGCGAGCTACAACATCGCACCGCTGGCTGGTGCGTTCGTCTCCGGACTGCAGAACATCGAGGCGTTCTCTTTCGCCCTCATCGTCTTCACGTTCTTCTTCGTGGACTTCTTCGACACCGCCGGGACGCTCACCGGCGTCTCACAGGCCGCCGGATTCCTCGACGAGGACGGTAACCTCCCCCAGATCGAGCGGCCCCTAATGGCGGACGCGGTCGGCACCACCGTCGGTGGCATCCTCGGGACCTCCACCGTGACGACCTACATCGAGTCGGCGACCGGCGTCGAAGAGGGCGGGCGCACCGGCATGACGGCCCTCGTCGTCGCGCTCCTCTTCGTGGCAACGCTCGCCGTCGTCCCCCTCGCGGTCGCGGTCCCGTCCTACGCCTCCCACCTCGTGCTCGTCGTCGTGGGCATCATCATGCTCTCGAACGTCGCCGAGATCGCGTGGGACGACATCACGTTCACCATCCCGGCCGCGCTGACCATCTTCGTGATGCCCTTTACCTTCTCCATCGCCTACGGTATCGCGGCGGGGCTCATCTCCTATCCGATCGTCAAGACCGCCGTCGGCGAGTTCGACGAGGTCCACGTCGGCCAGTGGATCCTCGCTGCGGCCTTCGTGCTCTACTTCTTCGTCCGCACCGGTGGCGTGCTGACCGGTATCTGACCCGCCGGCCCGTTCTGGCCGTTTGCGCTGGTTTCGTCGCAACTAACCGTGGCGGAATCGAAACCGATCCCATGACCGGTATCGAACTCTACGTGCAGCCGGGCTGTCCGTACTGCGAGAAGGTCGAGCGGAAACTCGAGGAACTCGGGCTGGACTACGAGGAACACACCGTCTCGCGACTTCGCTTCCGCCGCGACGAGGTCGAGGCAGTAAGCGGACAGAAGGGCGTCCCCGTGCTCGTCGATCCGGAACACGGCGTCGAGGGGATGGCCGAGAGCGACGATATCGTCGAATTTCTCGAGCGAACCTACGGAGCGAACTAGGGGTCCGGCGGTCGACTGCGCTCGCCGATCATATCGCGGAACTCGTCGGGGTCGTCGACGTCCGCTATCTCGTCGCGCTCGATGATCGCGGTGTCGTCGATCGATTCGCGAGACGCGTCGTCGACGAAGTAGACCGCACGCGTACGCGTGATGTGCCCGAGCGAACTCATGATCCGGGCCCGCTTGACCGCCGCCTCGGTGAACGCGGAGTGGCCCGTGAGCAGGTTGTCGGCTCGGCGGGTGTCCTCGCTGACCGCGTTGAACGGGGCTCGTTCGGTCGGATGGACGTCGAAGCCGATACGGGTGAGGACGGCCACGATCGGTTCGTCCTCGGGGGTCACCTCTGGGTCATCGGGCGTCGGCTCCGCCTCGCGGATGTCCTCGGCACCGTCGAGGACGCTGACGGGACTGGTCAGCCCCCCGTCGAACATGTCCTCGAGCTGCGCGGCGACCTCGACGCTCGCGTTCATGCCGTCCTCGTACTTGGAGACGGTCCGTCGCGAGACGCCGAGTTCTGTCGCGAGACGGCCAAGACTCCAGCCACGCTGTTCGCGCTCGTCGGCCAGAACGTCGCCGTCGATGTTGACGTAGAGACCGCCCGGCGCCGCGTAGATGAGTGGGGGGACGCCGTGGACGAACAGGTCGAGGGCCGTGTCGGGGTTGACCACCGGGACACCGTGTCTGAAGTAGACGACGCCGGGCTTGAGGTCCTCGTCGCGTGAGCGGAGACCGATGAGCAGCGGCGTTCCCGCCAGGTAGGTTCCCAGCCGACGCATCTCCCGGCCGGTCGGGCCGTCGAAGGCATCCACGTTGGCAAGCACTTTGACCAGGAGCAGGTCCTCTCGGCGGCGGGCCGCGATATCGAAGCTCTTGGGACGCGTCGAACAGCGGTCGCTCACCATGAAACCCGCATCCTCCAGCATCGCCGTGAGGTTCTCGATGAGCGCGGTACGCGTCATTCACGTTGAATACAGCACTCACGGCATATATGCGTTGTGCCGTCGAGGGGCCTTCTGTCGGGTGATTTGCCGATTTCGGTAGTCGAGTGGTTCCGCCGAGCACCGGAGCGGATATTCCAATCGACCCCGCGGTCGGTTCAGTCACCTGGTACGGGCCTTCGACGCAAAAGTTATTAATTAGAGGGCGTAATTTGTTAAACAACCATGGAACGATCGCACCGAACGGGGGGTCGCTGATGGAGACGGAAACGGCCCGCCCGGTTTCACGGACTCGCACCCGGCTCGCCTACGGTATCGCCGCGTTGGGCATTGTAGGGCTGCTCGGCGCCATCTCGCTGGGACTGGCCTACGGTCGCACCAAACTCGTCGGGATCGTCGTCTTCGGCTTCATCGCGATGATGCTGGGCGTCCTCGTCAGCCGGCTGGGCAACTTCGCCACCCCGGGCCGACAGGTCTGGGCGTACGGTCTCGCGAGCGGCGCGATGCTCGCCAGTGCGGCGGCCCTGATCGCCCCGAAAGCGATCACCCAGCACCCGGAGTACGGCGGCTTCGCCATCGCCCTCGGCTACCTGATCGGCTACGGCGGTCACGAACTCGGCCACCTCGTCACCCACTACGAGCTCCCGGTCAACGCCGCGACGTCGGAACTCACGCTCCACGCCCTCGCGGCGGGATCCATTATGGGCGTGGCCTACGGTGCACTCCCCTCGCTGACGGCGCTGTTCGGCTACGGGATCGTCGCTCACAAGTTCCCGGCCGGGTTCACCGGGACGGAGGCAGTCAAACAGGCCAACCTCCCCGTGAGCGTGATGTTCTTGCCGGCGGCCGCCGTCGCGATTTCGGCGATTCCGCTGTCGATTCTCACTCCGACGCTCTCGCCGATCGTCAAGGCCATCTTCTTCGGCGTCTCGACTGGTGTCTTCGCTCACGTCGGGATCGACATGCTCCCCGAGTGCTCTCACGTCGGTTCCCACGCGGACGCGACCGGTCACGGCGCGGTCCAGTGTTCGACAGAAGCCGACCGGCTGCGCCAGTACGCCGTGCTGAGCACCTTCCTCGGCGCGGGAGCCATCTTCGTCTTCTGGCAGTTCCTCAGCATGGGCTGAGTGGGGGTCGCTCCACCGACGCTACCGGCTTGACGGGCACTGGCGCCCACCGGCGTGGCGGTCGTTCGGAAATCCACGCGACGGGACGTCTCTCTCGCGAACAGCAGCGAGCTCCGCTCTCTCGAACGACGGCATCGCTGTCTCGCACGCCAGCCGGATTGTTCTCTTTGCGCGCTACGCCACCGCATCCGTTACGGTGCCCAGTGCAACCGCGACACTGCCGTTTAGTAGGTCCGCCCGCTATCGGTGAGCGTGCAGACCGTCATCGGCATCGACGACACGGACTCTCGCGAGCGCGGCATGTGTACGACCTACGCCGCCCGCCTGGTCGCCCGCCGCCTCCGCGAACGGGGCCACCGGGTGTCGGAGATCCGTCTCGTCCGACTCAACCCCGCCGTCGAGCACAAGACCCGGGGCAATGCGGCCCTCGCCATCCACACCGCGGCACCACCAGCAGTCGCCTTCGACGCCGCCACCGGCGTGGTGAACGAGACCGCCGAGACGGACGACGAGCGGACCAACCCGGGGGTCGTCGTCGCCACCGCGGTCGACGAACCGGTCGTCGCGTTCGCGGCCGACGCCGTCTCCACGTTCCACACCATCGAGGACGCCGACCGACTCGTCGCCGAGCGTGACTACCGGAGTGCGGGGTGGGGCGTCGGCCGGGGGAAGATCGGTGCCCTCGCCGCCGTCGGCGCCCACGCGGCCTTCGACGATTGGACCTACGAGTACATCGCCTATCGCGACCCCGACCGCTGGGGGACGCCCCGGGACGTCGACGTGGACTCGCTGTTCGCGGCCGCGGACGCGGCGTATCCCGGCGCCTGGGATACCGTCGACCGCGGCGAGGGTGCCCCGGTCTGTGTCCCGAACGCCCCCGGCCCCATCCTCTACGGCATCCGGGGCGACGACCCGGTAGCGCTCGCGCGGGTGGCTGCCGGGGTCGAATCCGAACCCGTTCACGATCGGGCACTCTTCGTCACGAACCAGGGCACCGACGTCCACGTTCAGCCGGGGAAACTCGGCGACCTGTCCGAGGGTCGGGCCTACCGACTCACCGCGGACGTGGTCGAGGCTCCCGAGACCGGGCCGGGTGGCCACGTCTTCTTCGCCGTCGGCGACGGCGACGAACGGCTGGCCTGTGTCGCGTTCGAACCGACCAAGCGGTTCCGGGACCGGGTGCGGGACCTGCGGGTCGGCGACCGGGTGACGGTGGTCGGCGAGGTGACCGACGGGACGCTCAAACTCGAGAAGTTCGCCGTCCGCGACCTGCAGGAGACGACGCTCGCTACGCCCACCTGCCCAACCTGTGGCCGGTCGATGGAGAGTGCCGGTGCCGACCAGGGGTACCGGTGTCGGGACTGTGGGACGAGCGCGCCCGGACGGGTCGAAGTGCCCGTCTCGCGGGACCTCGAGGCGGGCTGGTACGAGGTTCCGCCGGTCGCGAGACGCCACGTCGCGAAACCACTGATCAGGGGTGGGTTCGACGCGCCGACACATCCCGAGCGGTGAGCAACGCCGGTCTCAGTACTTCAGTCCGCTACCGGTGAGGGGCACCACGACGTCGTCGTCCGTCGACAGGACGCCCCGCTCTCGG is a genomic window of Halanaeroarchaeum sp. HSR-CO containing:
- a CDS encoding OsmC family protein; its protein translation is MPQRTANAVWNGTLKRGDGQMAFGSGAFEGAFSFASRFEEGDGTNPEELIGAAHAGCFSMAFANELDDAGYDPVSVETEATITLSMEDGPQITTSHLETTAEVEGIDEETFQEIAEGAKEGCPVSQALASIDITLDATLV
- a CDS encoding glutathione S-transferase N-terminal domain-containing protein, giving the protein MTGIELYVQPGCPYCEKVERKLEELGLDYEEHTVSRLRFRRDEVEAVSGQKGVPVLVDPEHGVEGMAESDDIVEFLERTYGAN
- a CDS encoding ZIP family metal transporter; this translates as METETARPVSRTRTRLAYGIAALGIVGLLGAISLGLAYGRTKLVGIVVFGFIAMMLGVLVSRLGNFATPGRQVWAYGLASGAMLASAAALIAPKAITQHPEYGGFAIALGYLIGYGGHELGHLVTHYELPVNAATSELTLHALAAGSIMGVAYGALPSLTALFGYGIVAHKFPAGFTGTEAVKQANLPVSVMFLPAAAVAISAIPLSILTPTLSPIVKAIFFGVSTGVFAHVGIDMLPECSHVGSHADATGHGAVQCSTEADRLRQYAVLSTFLGAGAIFVFWQFLSMG
- a CDS encoding phosphoribosyltransferase family protein; protein product: MNRAEKATLQLRAVSVLRTLKETRTYDELAAETDLPAGDLNRYVNGHVLPSADRAQAVVRDIGGGTLRTEIRDRVRLDDEGYVDNSGIVFDQSLLDLVAPVAAETYAFERPDVVLTAATDGITLAAALARYYDARCAYAKKAKETAVEDFIEARQRLDSGIELTYYLPAAALEAGDTVLVVDDLIRSGETQELLLDIAAAAEARVAGVFALIAVGRDGIERAEALTDAPVGALVELE
- the pyrE gene encoding orotate phosphoribosyltransferase; the encoded protein is MADAELIQALRDADAVEYGTFELSHGGTSDYYVDKYLFETDPHCLELIADAFAERVGETTLAGVALGAVPLVAATSVATGNPYVIARKRKKDYGTANLIEGRLDEGETVVVLEDIATTGKSALDAVEALREAGAVVERVIVVVDRQEGAGELLAEHDVELESLVTAEDLLAAAED
- a CDS encoding CDP-2,3-bis-(O-geranylgeranyl)-sn-glycerol synthase, whose amino-acid sequence is MNVLSVVAVAIWAMLPAYIPNNAAVLAGGGRPIDGGRTWDGRRVLGDGKTWRGTAVGVTAGLVVAGVLNVLEPSVSGALGVGVPRFPAAVALALAAGAMLGDILASFLKRRTGRERGAAFPVVDQLDFVVVALLATSLAAPAWFVSVFTVPVIVAVLVLTPALHLLTNGIAYLLGLKDEPW
- a CDS encoding CTP-dependent riboflavin kinase encodes the protein MATQAGTRVVGFDELAVLKRLALGGARRGEIKISCSRLADHHDVSTQTASRRLQALEDAELVERETVSDGQFVSLTAAGERALKREYEDYRAIFEDQADLALHGTVTSGMGEGRHYISLPGYNRQFEEKLGYDPYPGTFNVDLTRQSRRERSAMESFEPVPIEGWEDEERTYGPAYCYAATIEVPGGPAASPAHVIVPDRTHHDDDQVELIAPEHLREELGVLDGDEVIVHVAAE
- a CDS encoding branched-chain amino acid transaminase produces the protein MPGFADMDVETIWQNGEFKDWDDATTHVLTHALHYGSGIFEGVRAYDTDEGTAIFRWDEHLDRLFASAKPYDLDIGYSREELTEVTLELLRREDLESAYIRPIVYYGYHSLGVSPVDVPTETAIAAWPWGAYLGDEALENGVKVMVSSWRKHASSQVPTNAKTTGLYVNSMLAGEEARRNGFVEAIVLNKEGNVAEGPGENLFLVRDGELFTPGLSESILDGITRDTVIKLARERGYTVHDNVAISRGELNTADELFFTGSAAEVTPIRQVDNVEIGNGSRGPVTEELQSAFFDLVEHRGDHDEWFTDV
- a CDS encoding transcriptional regulator gives rise to the protein MTRTALIENLTAMLEDAGFMVSDRCSTRPKSFDIAARRREDLLLVKVLANVDAFDGPTGREMRRLGTYLAGTPLLIGLRSRDEDLKPGVVYFRHGVPVVNPDTALDLFVHGVPPLIYAAPGGLYVNIDGDVLADEREQRGWSLGRLATELGVSRRTVSKYEDGMNASVEVAAQLEDMFDGGLTSPVSVLDGAEDIREAEPTPDDPEVTPEDEPIVAVLTRIGFDVHPTERAPFNAVSEDTRRADNLLTGHSAFTEAAVKRARIMSSLGHITRTRAVYFVDDASRESIDDTAIIERDEIADVDDPDEFRDMIGERSRPPDP
- a CDS encoding DUF502 domain-containing protein — protein: MASWKRDLVSGLVVLLPIMVTLYVVWWLFTKLAAIALLSSLVTNPVVGVLLTLALFLLVVFSVGYMMRTALGGLVEELIDEVFNRLPGLRIVYNASKMAVETALTGTSDLQKPVKVTLWNDMRMTAFKTGQKTHDGRDVLFLPTAPNITTGFVIEVEPHKYEETGERVEEALTRVLSAGFGETEEVNRQEVFADD
- the ribB gene encoding 3,4-dihydroxy-2-butanone-4-phosphate synthase is translated as MSPPSKATQAADVDEAVAAFAAGDPVLVHDFADREGEVDMVYPARSVTPTDVATMRNDAGGLVCVALGPEVADAFELPFLADEIGHPAAESEHLGYDERSSFSLSVNHRETYTGITDSDRALTISRLGDAAATPETTDFAASFRAPGHVHVLRAARDGLSGRKGHTEMGIALAEAASRESAAVVCEMLDDETGEALSTTDARAYADRYDIPFVEGRDLVAALE
- a CDS encoding tRNA(Ile)(2)-agmatinylcytidine synthase, which gives rise to MQTVIGIDDTDSRERGMCTTYAARLVARRLRERGHRVSEIRLVRLNPAVEHKTRGNAALAIHTAAPPAVAFDAATGVVNETAETDDERTNPGVVVATAVDEPVVAFAADAVSTFHTIEDADRLVAERDYRSAGWGVGRGKIGALAAVGAHAAFDDWTYEYIAYRDPDRWGTPRDVDVDSLFAAADAAYPGAWDTVDRGEGAPVCVPNAPGPILYGIRGDDPVALARVAAGVESEPVHDRALFVTNQGTDVHVQPGKLGDLSEGRAYRLTADVVEAPETGPGGHVFFAVGDGDERLACVAFEPTKRFRDRVRDLRVGDRVTVVGEVTDGTLKLEKFAVRDLQETTLATPTCPTCGRSMESAGADQGYRCRDCGTSAPGRVEVPVSRDLEAGWYEVPPVARRHVAKPLIRGGFDAPTHPER
- a CDS encoding NCS2 family permease; translated protein: MGFSETLADYFGYDEHDTNHRTEILAGITTFLTMSYIVVVNPAILSAAIQPEGISPERTFQMIAVVTIIAAATATLVMALYANRPFAQAPGLGLNAFFAFTVVLGLGIPWQTALAAVVVEGVVFIALTAVGARRYIIELFPEPVKLSVGAGIGLFLAIIGLEEMRLVAGDAATFVTFSPVFGSDPVAIISVVGLFLTLALYARGVRGSIILGIVVTTLIGYAASAMGYAAYPADSEALKAMGVTLADVALAPNAPIVYDAASYNIAPLAGAFVSGLQNIEAFSFALIVFTFFFVDFFDTAGTLTGVSQAAGFLDEDGNLPQIERPLMADAVGTTVGGILGTSTVTTYIESATGVEEGGRTGMTALVVALLFVATLAVVPLAVAVPSYASHLVLVVVGIIMLSNVAEIAWDDITFTIPAALTIFVMPFTFSIAYGIAAGLISYPIVKTAVGEFDEVHVGQWILAAAFVLYFFVRTGGVLTGI